A genomic segment from Deinococcus sp. YIM 77859 encodes:
- a CDS encoding LysE/ArgO family amino acid transporter, which yields MSPFLRGLTLGLSLIVAIGPQNAFVLRQGLARRHALLAALVCSLADTLLISFGVLGVGAFLAQNRALTGLGTLAGAAFLLWYGWRSFRAAGRPGTLETGGQSVASPRAVVATAAAFSLLNPHALLDTVVLIGGASAGLGGEGRRAFLVGTVLASWGWFFGLALAGQQLAPLPRTPRAWQVLDVLVGLMLWGVAAGLLRSWLAGA from the coding sequence GTGTCCCCCTTCCTGCGCGGCCTGACCCTGGGCCTCTCCCTCATCGTCGCCATCGGGCCGCAGAATGCCTTTGTGCTGCGGCAGGGGCTGGCGCGGCGTCACGCGCTGCTCGCCGCGTTGGTCTGCTCGCTGGCGGATACGTTGCTGATCTCGTTCGGGGTGTTGGGCGTCGGGGCCTTTCTCGCGCAGAACCGGGCCCTGACGGGACTAGGAACGCTGGCGGGGGCGGCCTTTTTGCTGTGGTACGGGTGGCGATCCTTTCGGGCAGCGGGGCGGCCCGGCACGCTGGAGACGGGGGGGCAGAGCGTGGCCTCGCCCCGAGCCGTCGTCGCCACCGCTGCCGCCTTCAGCCTGCTGAATCCGCACGCCCTCCTCGATACGGTCGTGCTGATCGGCGGGGCAAGCGCGGGCCTGGGTGGGGAGGGACGCCGCGCCTTTCTCGTGGGAACGGTCCTCGCCTCCTGGGGGTGGTTTTTTGGCCTCGCGCTCGCCGGGCAGCAGCTGGCGCCGCTGCCGCGCACGCCACGCGCCTGGCAGGTGCTGGACGTGCTGGTGGGGCTGATGCTGTGGGGGGTGGCCGCGGGACTGCTGCGAAGCTGGCTGGCGGGAGCCTGA
- a CDS encoding pyridoxal phosphate-dependent aminotransferase yields MPDLVPRARSSQESIFARMSRLAAQRGAINLGQGFPSAAPPAFLLEAARRAVGTLDQYAPPVGLPILRDALGTDLGVDGADVVVTTGATEAMALLAQALYGPGDEVLMLEPVFDIYLPQARLAGATPVTVPLRLPEEDGWMLDLDELRAAVTPRTRALLLNSPHNPTGRVLTREELKAVVALAREHDLWLISDEVYDELYFGERPLSLRALAPERTFTVGSAGKRLEATGWRVGWVACPPGLAGHLAGLRQVASFCAPTPLQAAVAAALPVARQSGFYEGLREGYAARLALLADGLRELGARVYLPGGTYFLMACRPDWNAETLLEAAGVAVIPAGAFAAKAALPPGLLRLAFCKERTELEEALTRLARWAKSSSA; encoded by the coding sequence ATGCCTGACCTTGTGCCGCGTGCCCGCTCGTCCCAGGAGAGCATCTTTGCCCGCATGAGCCGCCTCGCCGCGCAGCGCGGGGCGATCAACCTCGGGCAGGGCTTTCCCTCCGCTGCCCCGCCTGCCTTCCTGCTGGAGGCCGCGCGGCGGGCGGTGGGCACCCTGGACCAGTACGCGCCCCCAGTGGGCCTTCCCATCCTGAGGGACGCGCTGGGGACCGATCTGGGGGTGGACGGGGCGGATGTGGTGGTCACGACCGGCGCGACGGAGGCGATGGCCCTGCTTGCTCAGGCCCTCTACGGCCCGGGTGACGAGGTGCTGATGCTCGAACCCGTCTTCGACATCTACCTGCCCCAGGCACGGCTGGCGGGGGCAACGCCCGTCACGGTGCCGCTGCGCCTTCCAGAAGAGGACGGCTGGATGCTGGACCTGGATGAGCTGCGCGCGGCGGTCACGCCCCGCACGCGGGCGCTACTTCTCAATAGCCCGCACAATCCCACCGGACGGGTCTTGACCCGAGAGGAACTGAAAGCCGTGGTCGCCCTTGCCCGCGAGCACGATCTCTGGCTGATTTCCGACGAGGTGTACGACGAACTGTACTTCGGGGAGCGGCCCCTCAGCCTGCGGGCGCTCGCACCGGAGCGGACCTTCACGGTGGGCAGCGCGGGCAAGCGGCTGGAGGCGACGGGCTGGCGCGTCGGCTGGGTGGCCTGCCCACCGGGGTTGGCGGGCCATCTGGCGGGGCTTCGGCAGGTGGCCTCCTTCTGCGCGCCCACGCCCTTGCAGGCGGCGGTTGCGGCGGCGCTGCCCGTCGCGCGTCAGAGTGGCTTCTACGAGGGCTTGCGGGAGGGCTACGCGGCGCGGCTCGCTCTGTTGGCGGACGGCCTGCGTGAGCTTGGCGCACGGGTCTACCTCCCCGGCGGGACCTACTTCCTGATGGCCTGCCGCCCTGACTGGAACGCCGAGACGCTGCTGGAGGCGGCAGGGGTCGCCGTCATTCCCGCTGGGGCCTTTGCCGCCAAAGCAGCCCTACCCCCCGGGCTGTTGCGCCTCGCCTTTTGCAAGGAGCGAACGGAGCTCGAGGAGGCCCTGACGCGCCTCGCCCGTTGGGCCAAGTCCTCCTCAGCATGA
- a CDS encoding argininosuccinate synthase → MANVQQGQKDKIVLAYSGGLDTSIILKWLQTERNYDVVAFTADLGQGDEVEAARVKALNTGAVAAYALDLREEFVRDYVFPMFRAAALYEGYYLLGTSIARPLIAKKLIEIAEKEGAVAVSHGATGKGNDQVRFEMTAYALKPDIVTVAPWRDWDFQGRADLEAFAREHGIPVPTTQKDPWSTDANLLHISYEGGILEDPWAEPPAHMFKLTVSPEEAPDEPEYVEVEFENGDPVAIGGERLTPAALLAKANEIGGRHGVGRIDLVENRFVGMKSRGVYETPGGTLLYHARRAVESLTLDREVLHQRDQLAPKYAELVYNGFWFAPEREALQVYFDHVARSVTGTARLKLYKGNCIVVGRRAPRSLYDKDLVSFEAGGDYNQHDAGAFIKLNALRMRVQARVDAKSAPKEVETV, encoded by the coding sequence ATGGCGAACGTTCAGCAGGGCCAGAAAGACAAGATCGTCCTCGCGTACAGCGGTGGCCTCGATACCTCCATCATCCTCAAGTGGCTCCAGACGGAGCGGAACTACGACGTGGTGGCCTTTACCGCCGATCTCGGTCAGGGGGATGAGGTGGAAGCGGCGCGGGTCAAAGCGCTGAACACCGGGGCGGTGGCCGCCTACGCGCTCGACCTGCGCGAGGAGTTCGTGCGCGACTACGTGTTTCCGATGTTTCGCGCCGCTGCCCTGTACGAGGGCTACTACCTGCTGGGCACCTCCATCGCCCGTCCCCTGATCGCCAAGAAACTGATTGAGATCGCTGAGAAGGAAGGTGCGGTGGCGGTCTCGCACGGGGCGACCGGCAAGGGGAACGACCAGGTTCGCTTCGAGATGACGGCCTATGCGCTCAAGCCCGACATCGTGACGGTCGCTCCCTGGCGGGACTGGGACTTCCAGGGCCGTGCCGACCTTGAAGCCTTTGCTCGCGAGCACGGCATTCCGGTGCCCACCACCCAAAAGGACCCCTGGTCCACCGACGCGAACCTGCTGCACATCTCCTACGAGGGCGGCATCCTCGAAGACCCCTGGGCGGAACCGCCCGCCCACATGTTCAAGCTGACCGTCAGCCCCGAGGAGGCGCCCGACGAGCCGGAATACGTCGAGGTCGAGTTTGAGAACGGTGATCCGGTGGCGATCGGTGGCGAGCGCCTGACGCCCGCCGCGCTGCTGGCGAAGGCGAACGAGATCGGCGGGCGCCACGGCGTGGGCCGCATTGACCTCGTGGAGAACCGCTTCGTGGGCATGAAGTCGCGCGGCGTGTACGAGACGCCCGGCGGCACGCTGCTCTACCACGCCCGCCGCGCCGTCGAGAGCCTGACCCTCGACCGCGAGGTGCTGCACCAGCGGGACCAGCTCGCACCCAAGTACGCCGAGCTCGTCTACAACGGCTTCTGGTTTGCCCCTGAACGCGAGGCGCTTCAGGTGTACTTCGATCACGTGGCCCGCTCGGTCACCGGCACCGCTCGCCTGAAACTCTACAAGGGGAACTGCATCGTGGTCGGTCGCCGGGCGCCGCGCAGCCTGTATGACAAAGACCTCGTGTCCTTTGAGGCGGGCGGCGACTACAACCAGCACGACGCGGGGGCTTTTATCAAGCTGAATGCCCTGCGGATGCGGGTGCAGGCGCGGGTGGACGCCAAGTCGGCACCGAAGGAAGTCGAGACGGTTTGA
- a CDS encoding GNAT family N-acetyltransferase, which produces MTLTLRPALPADAPAFHAVMMAAGMDPRSSWSRTRVEDVAWSLGQGGGFLAWQDGEAVGCVGWRPDGPQTLTLNKLATRPEVRGQGIGTALVRAVEDLAVRGGYARLLLAVSAYNLAVLPFYKRLGYRVDEGAVYAHANPQSPPPVVLVKALQRTL; this is translated from the coding sequence ATGACCTTGACCCTGCGCCCCGCCCTCCCCGCCGACGCTCCTGCCTTCCACGCCGTGATGATGGCGGCGGGTATGGACCCCCGCTCCAGTTGGAGCCGGACCCGGGTCGAGGACGTGGCCTGGAGCCTGGGGCAGGGGGGAGGGTTCCTCGCGTGGCAGGACGGGGAGGCCGTGGGCTGTGTGGGCTGGCGACCGGACGGCCCACAGACGCTGACCCTGAACAAGCTCGCGACTCGTCCCGAAGTGCGCGGCCAGGGCATCGGCACAGCGCTGGTGCGGGCAGTGGAGGACCTCGCGGTCCGTGGAGGCTATGCCCGCCTGCTGCTTGCCGTCAGTGCGTACAACCTCGCCGTGCTGCCTTTCTACAAACGCCTGGGCTACCGCGTGGACGAGGGGGCAGTGTACGCCCACGCGAATCCGCAGAGCCCGCCCCCCGTGGTGCTGGTGAAAGCGCTCCAAAGGACCCTATGA
- the argH gene encoding argininosuccinate lyase has translation MTHKTQDKKLWGGRFAEATDRLVELFNASVPFDQRLAEQDIRGSLAHVAMLGQTGILTPDEVARIEEGLGAILAEIRAGEFKWRLDREDVHMNVEAALRDRIGPVAGKLHTARSRNDQVAVDFRLFTKEAALDLAEKTRALRAVMVAEAERHLSSDGGQPVLLPGYTHLQVAQPILLSHWFMAYAAMLERDEGRFRDAAARMDESPLGSAALAGTPWPIDRHLTAQALGFARPTANSLDGVGSRDFALEFLAAGAILAAHLSRLSEELILYSTFEFGFLTLPDSHTTGSSIMPQKKNPDVAELARGKAGRVFGHLMGLLTVVKGTPLAYNKDLQEDKEGVFDAYDTLATVLRLYADMLPKTVWHAEVTKAAAARGFSTATDLADFLARSGVPFREAHEVVGGLVGLASRTGRQLWDLTDEELRAAHPLLNADVARSLTVEESVKARQSYGGTAPERVREQVELAKAALS, from the coding sequence ATGACCCACAAGACACAGGACAAGAAACTCTGGGGTGGCCGTTTTGCCGAAGCCACCGACCGCCTGGTTGAGCTCTTTAACGCGTCGGTCCCCTTCGATCAACGCCTGGCCGAGCAGGACATTCGTGGATCGCTCGCGCACGTGGCCATGCTGGGACAGACCGGCATCCTGACTCCGGACGAGGTGGCCCGGATCGAGGAGGGGCTAGGGGCCATCCTGGCCGAGATTCGCGCCGGTGAGTTCAAGTGGCGGCTCGACCGCGAGGACGTTCATATGAACGTAGAAGCTGCGCTGCGCGACCGCATCGGGCCGGTTGCGGGCAAGCTGCACACGGCCAGGAGCCGCAACGACCAGGTGGCGGTGGATTTTCGACTGTTCACCAAGGAAGCCGCCCTTGATCTCGCGGAGAAGACGCGGGCGTTGCGGGCCGTGATGGTCGCGGAGGCAGAGCGGCACCTCTCCTCGGACGGTGGTCAGCCCGTTCTCCTGCCGGGCTACACGCACCTTCAGGTGGCGCAGCCCATTCTGCTCTCGCACTGGTTCATGGCCTATGCCGCGATGCTGGAGCGCGACGAGGGCCGCTTCCGCGACGCCGCCGCCCGCATGGACGAGTCGCCGCTGGGCAGTGCGGCCCTGGCCGGCACGCCCTGGCCGATTGACCGCCACCTCACCGCCCAGGCGCTCGGCTTTGCTCGCCCGACAGCGAACAGCCTGGACGGGGTGGGCAGCCGCGACTTCGCCCTCGAGTTCCTCGCGGCCGGTGCGATTCTCGCCGCCCACCTCTCGCGCCTCTCCGAAGAGCTGATTCTGTACTCGACCTTTGAATTCGGCTTTCTGACGCTGCCCGATTCGCACACGACCGGCTCCTCGATTATGCCGCAGAAGAAAAACCCCGACGTGGCCGAACTTGCGCGGGGCAAGGCAGGCCGCGTCTTCGGCCACCTGATGGGCCTGCTGACGGTGGTCAAGGGCACGCCGCTCGCCTACAACAAGGATCTTCAGGAGGACAAGGAAGGGGTCTTTGACGCCTACGACACCCTCGCCACCGTGCTGCGGCTGTACGCCGACATGCTGCCGAAGACGGTGTGGCACGCGGAAGTGACGAAAGCGGCGGCGGCGCGCGGCTTTTCTACGGCCACCGACCTTGCGGACTTCCTCGCCCGTTCGGGGGTCCCCTTCCGCGAGGCACACGAGGTGGTGGGTGGGCTGGTTGGCCTCGCCAGCCGGACGGGGCGGCAGCTCTGGGACCTGACCGACGAGGAGTTGCGCGCGGCCCACCCGCTGCTGAATGCCGACGTGGCTCGCTCGCTCACCGTGGAGGAGAGCGTCAAGGCTCGCCAGAGCTACGGCGGCACGGCGCCCGAACGGGTGCGCGAGCAGGTGGAACTGGCAAAGGCGGCGCTCTCGTGA
- a CDS encoding HIT family protein — MKVTVNLDGTLLGKREEEWAYWLAHPDENPLSTRADFAGGELTLEHELCVYIQDSRYSDGLPFSGLIVTKRPCATVFDLTPEEVAATHALLAEVRAHLDAAVRPDGYTVGWNVFPAGGQHIPHVHLHVIPRWNTDASAGVGLRYFLKEAAREAERQRRPEPFPPDTV; from the coding sequence GTGAAGGTGACCGTGAACCTGGACGGGACCCTCCTGGGCAAGCGTGAGGAGGAATGGGCGTACTGGCTCGCTCACCCGGACGAGAACCCGCTCTCCACCCGAGCCGACTTTGCGGGCGGAGAGCTGACACTCGAACACGAGTTGTGTGTCTATATCCAGGACAGCCGCTACAGTGACGGCCTGCCCTTTTCCGGCCTGATCGTCACCAAGCGGCCTTGCGCCACTGTCTTCGACCTCACGCCCGAGGAGGTCGCCGCGACCCACGCCCTGCTCGCCGAGGTGAGGGCGCACCTGGACGCCGCCGTTCGCCCCGACGGGTATACGGTGGGCTGGAACGTCTTTCCGGCGGGCGGACAACACATCCCGCACGTTCACCTGCACGTCATTCCCCGCTGGAACACGGACGCGAGTGCTGGGGTGGGCCTGCGGTACTTCCTCAAGGAGGCGGCGCGGGAGGCCGAGCGGCAACGCCGTCCCGAACCCTTTCCCCCCGACACTGTCTGA
- a CDS encoding GNAT family N-acetyltransferase yields MTLTDMHVKLRQAAPADFPLILDLLTRCGLHTSSVTPEMSTYWIAELDGVPGGCIGLEHGAGASLIRSAAVVPDARGQGLGRALVESALTYATLRGDRTVYLFSQEAGSYWRRFGFAPVSAEEIAAALPDVPQVRSGVLKGWIAQEQAWKRTLHAAGEEGGGD; encoded by the coding sequence ATGACCCTGACTGACATGCACGTCAAACTGCGGCAGGCCGCGCCCGCCGATTTTCCCCTCATCCTTGACCTGCTGACGCGCTGCGGCCTGCACACCTCCAGCGTGACCCCGGAGATGAGCACCTACTGGATTGCCGAACTCGACGGTGTGCCGGGCGGCTGCATCGGCCTGGAACACGGCGCGGGGGCCTCGCTGATCCGCTCGGCGGCGGTGGTGCCGGACGCGCGGGGCCAGGGCCTGGGCCGAGCGCTTGTCGAGTCGGCCCTCACGTACGCCACCCTGCGGGGTGACCGCACCGTGTACCTCTTTTCGCAGGAGGCGGGAAGCTACTGGCGGCGCTTCGGCTTCGCGCCGGTGAGCGCCGAAGAGATCGCCGCCGCACTGCCGGACGTGCCGCAGGTAAGAAGCGGCGTTCTCAAGGGCTGGATCGCGCAGGAGCAGGCGTGGAAGCGAACGCTCCACGCGGCTGGAGAGGAGGGGGGAGGTGACTGA
- a CDS encoding GNAT family N-acetyltransferase produces the protein MTDSNIQIRLAGPQDKDTVCRIFHEAGLETEEALAPGTTYWVLERGGQAVGAIGLEHGDGASLLRGAAVVPSARGQGLGRRLVMSAVEYAQARGDRALYMFSKGGDWSSFGFQQVPLAVVMGEVPGAPQIQAYRARSERPGGTTWMRPLDQKVSRA, from the coding sequence ATGACCGATTCGAACATTCAGATTCGCCTCGCTGGTCCCCAGGACAAGGACACGGTCTGCCGCATCTTCCACGAGGCCGGGCTGGAGACCGAGGAAGCCCTCGCCCCCGGCACCACCTACTGGGTGTTGGAGCGCGGCGGACAGGCGGTGGGGGCCATCGGCCTGGAGCATGGGGACGGCGCATCCCTGCTGCGTGGCGCGGCAGTTGTGCCCTCCGCGCGGGGGCAGGGGCTGGGTCGCCGTCTGGTGATGAGCGCGGTGGAGTATGCCCAGGCCCGGGGCGACCGCGCCCTCTACATGTTCAGCAAGGGTGGCGACTGGAGCAGCTTCGGCTTTCAGCAGGTGCCCCTTGCGGTGGTGATGGGCGAGGTGCCCGGTGCTCCGCAGATCCAGGCGTACCGCGCTCGCAGCGAGCGGCCCGGCGGCACCACCTGGATGCGGCCGCTCGACCAAAAGGTCAGCCGGGCCTAG
- a CDS encoding N-acetyltransferase: MTLLSLDSIAVPDLHPQAPLYGRKARLSDIGAIHELIGYWAARGLMLVRSRALLAETIRDFHLVMAEAHEGKPGGLAGVCGLHLLAADLAEVRGLAVHPNMQGRGLGRQLVEACEREAREIDLPALFAWTYQQGFFEKCGFHRIEKTNLHPKVWSECQRCAFFENCNEIAMFKELSAVSGP, from the coding sequence ATGACCCTCCTCTCCCTCGATTCCATCGCTGTTCCCGACCTGCACCCGCAGGCCCCACTGTATGGGCGCAAAGCTCGGCTCTCGGACATCGGGGCCATTCACGAGCTGATCGGCTACTGGGCGGCGCGGGGCCTGATGCTGGTGCGCTCGCGGGCGCTGCTGGCCGAGACCATTCGGGACTTTCACCTCGTGATGGCAGAGGCGCACGAGGGAAAACCGGGTGGTCTGGCGGGCGTCTGCGGTCTGCACCTCCTCGCCGCCGACCTGGCGGAGGTGCGTGGCCTCGCCGTTCACCCCAACATGCAGGGGCGTGGGCTGGGCCGGCAGCTTGTCGAAGCCTGCGAGCGGGAAGCGCGGGAGATCGACCTCCCCGCTCTCTTTGCCTGGACGTACCAGCAGGGCTTTTTCGAGAAGTGCGGCTTTCACCGAATCGAAAAGACGAACCTTCACCCCAAGGTCTGGAGCGAGTGTCAGCGCTGCGCCTTCTTCGAGAACTGCAACGAGATTGCGATGTTCAAGGAGCTGTCGGCGGTCAGCGGTCCGTAG
- the carA gene encoding glutamine-hydrolyzing carbamoyl-phosphate synthase small subunit — MIRKERAILALEDGTVYRGYAFGHRGETVGEVVFNTSMTGYQEIMTDPSYNGQIVTITYPHVGNYGVAIYDMESNKPYVRGFISREFSSEYSNHRAQQSLEAFMQQYGVVSIQGIDTRALVRRLRTGGVVKGVIAHRSYTHPEDPYGEFTPAEEQVYVQRARDHQDIDGHDMTREVTTPLPYAFPTLRHGKRVVLMDFGIKHTIIERLAEVGIEPIVVPAHTTPAQIMALQPHGLFLSNGPGDPAPLEYAHKTAWELMGLLPTFGICLGHQILGLAAGGRTFKMKFGHRGGNQPVKNLLTGNVEITSQNHGYAVDIDSIPNGAFVATHVNLNDGTLEGMAHSRYPVFSVQYHPEASPGPHDSRYLFDRFIEEIDAFEGANGSPVLKASAGRLGV; from the coding sequence ATGATTCGGAAAGAACGCGCGATTCTGGCGCTCGAAGACGGCACGGTGTACCGCGGCTACGCCTTTGGGCACCGCGGGGAGACGGTCGGGGAGGTCGTCTTTAACACCTCCATGACCGGCTACCAGGAGATCATGACCGATCCCTCGTACAACGGGCAGATCGTGACGATCACCTACCCGCACGTGGGCAACTATGGGGTTGCGATCTACGACATGGAGAGCAACAAGCCGTACGTGCGAGGCTTTATCTCCCGTGAGTTCTCGAGCGAGTACTCCAACCACCGCGCGCAGCAGTCGCTGGAAGCCTTTATGCAGCAGTACGGCGTGGTGAGCATTCAGGGCATCGACACCCGGGCGCTGGTGCGCCGCCTGCGCACGGGCGGCGTGGTGAAGGGTGTGATCGCCCACCGCTCCTACACGCACCCCGAAGACCCCTACGGCGAGTTCACGCCCGCCGAGGAACAGGTGTATGTTCAGCGCGCTCGCGACCATCAGGACATCGATGGGCACGACATGACCCGCGAGGTCACCACGCCGCTGCCCTATGCCTTCCCGACCCTGCGCCACGGCAAGCGCGTGGTGCTGATGGACTTTGGAATCAAGCACACCATCATCGAGCGGCTGGCAGAAGTGGGCATCGAGCCCATCGTGGTTCCGGCACACACCACCCCGGCGCAGATCATGGCCCTTCAGCCCCACGGCCTCTTTCTGTCGAACGGCCCGGGTGATCCCGCCCCGCTGGAGTACGCGCACAAGACAGCCTGGGAACTGATGGGGCTGCTGCCCACCTTCGGCATCTGCCTGGGTCACCAGATTCTGGGCCTGGCGGCGGGCGGGCGCACCTTTAAGATGAAGTTCGGGCACCGCGGAGGCAACCAGCCGGTCAAGAACCTGCTCACCGGTAATGTGGAGATCACCTCACAGAACCACGGCTACGCGGTGGATATCGATTCCATCCCGAACGGGGCGTTTGTGGCCACCCACGTCAACCTCAATGACGGCACGCTGGAAGGCATGGCCCACAGCCGCTACCCGGTCTTCTCGGTGCAGTACCACCCGGAAGCGTCCCCAGGGCCGCACGACAGCCGCTACCTCTTTGACCGCTTCATCGAGGAGATTGACGCCTTTGAGGGCGCGAACGGTTCGCCGGTGCTCAAGGCCTCGGCGGGACGGTTGGGGGTGTAG
- a CDS encoding uracil-DNA glycosylase: MLRGETSKPYFRDLWAFVEREREAGPVYPAPEDLFSALRLTPYARVKVLILGQDPYHGTTPDGRGQAHGLSFSVRPGVRVPPSLQNIYRELQEDVGFKPPRHGSLVSWARQGVLLLNAVLTVRQGEPNSHAGKGWESFTDAILRAVNEKPTRVVFVLWGAYARKKAKLVTNPQHVVLESAHPSPLSVAKFRGTRPFSRINAALEEAGETPIDWQLPAEPEVA, encoded by the coding sequence GTGCTGCGGGGCGAGACGAGCAAGCCCTACTTCCGCGACCTGTGGGCCTTTGTGGAGCGCGAGCGGGAAGCCGGCCCGGTGTATCCGGCGCCCGAAGACCTGTTCAGCGCGCTGCGCCTGACGCCCTATGCCCGAGTGAAGGTGCTGATCCTCGGCCAGGATCCCTACCACGGGACCACACCAGACGGAAGGGGGCAGGCGCACGGCCTGAGTTTCAGCGTGCGGCCCGGAGTGCGCGTGCCTCCCAGCCTCCAGAACATCTACCGGGAGTTGCAGGAGGATGTGGGGTTCAAGCCGCCCAGACACGGCTCTTTGGTGTCCTGGGCGCGGCAGGGCGTGCTGCTGCTCAACGCCGTGCTCACGGTCCGGCAGGGTGAGCCGAACAGCCACGCCGGGAAGGGCTGGGAAAGCTTTACCGACGCGATTTTGCGCGCCGTGAACGAGAAGCCCACCCGGGTGGTGTTCGTCTTGTGGGGCGCGTATGCCCGCAAAAAGGCCAAACTGGTGACCAACCCGCAGCACGTGGTCCTTGAGTCCGCCCATCCCAGCCCCCTCAGCGTGGCGAAATTCCGGGGAACACGGCCCTTTAGCCGAATCAACGCGGCGCTGGAGGAGGCGGGCGAGACGCCCATCGACTGGCAGCTCCCCGCCGAGCCGGAGGTGGCGTGA
- a CDS encoding DNA topoisomerase IB, whose protein sequence is MAGRTDLLHEEYLRREGNKPGEFRYFWPDGTEYTDPEGLARIASLAVPPAYTDVYVSPDPDAELQAFGRDAAGRLQYRYHPDFVQAGALKKWQRLARFAGVLPTLRTVTAADLRLSGLPRRKVLAVMTRLLHVAHFRVGSDAYARAHKTYGLSTLRQRHVKVVGQDITFRFRGKHAILQEKTVRSRTLATNIERLLTLPGPWLFQSVDEGERTRVRAADLNAYLREVIGPFTAKDFRTWGGTLLAAEFLAEAGAPESDRQARKTIVECVKFVATDLGNTPAVTRGSYICPVIFDRYQEGKVLDDYEPRAGREEPELEGLSRSEAALKRMLESEKALRTRRTRKKEKEAA, encoded by the coding sequence ATGGCGGGACGGACCGACCTTCTCCACGAGGAGTACCTGCGCCGCGAGGGAAATAAACCCGGCGAGTTCCGCTACTTCTGGCCGGATGGCACCGAGTACACCGACCCGGAGGGCCTGGCCCGCATCGCCTCGCTCGCGGTGCCGCCCGCCTACACGGACGTGTATGTCTCGCCCGATCCGGACGCAGAACTTCAGGCCTTTGGCCGCGACGCTGCGGGAAGGCTCCAGTACCGCTACCACCCGGACTTCGTGCAGGCGGGCGCGCTCAAAAAGTGGCAACGGCTGGCGCGCTTTGCGGGCGTGTTGCCCACCCTGCGCACGGTGACGGCAGCGGACCTGCGTCTCTCCGGCTTGCCCCGGCGCAAGGTGCTCGCCGTGATGACCCGGCTGCTGCACGTCGCGCATTTCCGCGTGGGCAGCGACGCCTATGCCCGCGCGCACAAGACCTACGGCCTCTCCACCCTGCGGCAGCGGCATGTGAAGGTCGTGGGGCAGGACATCACCTTTCGCTTTCGGGGCAAGCACGCCATCCTTCAGGAGAAGACGGTCCGGAGCCGCACCCTGGCGACCAACATCGAGCGGCTGCTCACGCTGCCTGGCCCCTGGCTCTTCCAGAGTGTGGACGAGGGCGAGCGCACCCGCGTCCGTGCTGCGGACCTCAACGCCTATCTGCGGGAGGTGATCGGCCCCTTCACCGCCAAGGACTTTCGCACCTGGGGAGGCACGCTGCTTGCCGCCGAGTTTCTGGCCGAGGCGGGCGCGCCCGAATCCGACCGCCAGGCCCGCAAGACCATCGTGGAATGCGTGAAGTTCGTCGCCACCGACCTGGGCAACACGCCTGCCGTCACGCGGGGCAGCTACATCTGCCCGGTGATCTTCGACCGCTACCAGGAAGGCAAGGTGCTCGACGACTACGAACCGCGCGCGGGCCGTGAGGAGCCGGAGCTGGAGGGCCTCAGCCGCAGCGAGGCCGCGCTGAAGCGGATGCTGGAGAGTGAAAAGGCGCTGCGGACACGCCGAACACGAAAAAAGGAGAAAGAGGCGGCCTGA
- a CDS encoding alpha-hydroxy acid oxidase → MNYFQGLVDPSVRWKDLAWLRGLTALPIVLKGILTAEDALLAAHHGCHVWVSNHGGRQLDTAVSSIEALPEVVDAVGDQVEVYLDGGVTRGTDVLKALALGARCVFLGRAALWGLAAGGEAGVRRTLDLLEGEVRLALALCGKQNLSQVGRDLVRR, encoded by the coding sequence GTGAACTATTTCCAGGGCCTGGTTGACCCGAGTGTCCGCTGGAAAGACCTCGCCTGGCTGCGCGGGCTCACCGCCCTGCCCATCGTGCTGAAGGGCATTCTGACCGCAGAGGACGCTCTGCTCGCCGCCCACCACGGCTGTCACGTCTGGGTCAGCAACCACGGGGGACGGCAGCTGGATACCGCCGTGAGCAGCATCGAGGCGCTGCCGGAGGTGGTCGACGCGGTGGGGGACCAGGTGGAAGTCTACCTCGACGGCGGCGTAACGCGCGGAACAGACGTGCTCAAGGCGCTTGCCCTCGGGGCCCGCTGCGTCTTCCTGGGCCGCGCGGCGCTGTGGGGGCTGGCCGCGGGCGGTGAGGCGGGCGTGCGCCGCACCCTCGACCTGCTGGAAGGAGAGGTGCGGCTGGCCCTGGCGCTGTGCGGCAAGCAGAACCTGAGCCAGGTGGGGCGGGATCTGGTGCGGCGGTAA